A single window of Granulicella sibirica DNA harbors:
- the msrA gene encoding peptide-methionine (S)-S-oxide reductase MsrA, whose protein sequence is MSATSKFDLSGTLRAGAFALVILAAVAFGWRGVSHAQGAALLRTPAPVPQVDEQPHAGREKAVFAGGCFWGTQSVFQRVKGVIHTEAGYSGGNANTATYDQVTTETTGHAESVEITYDPSKITYGQLLRIFFTVGHDPTTLNRQGPDQGTSYRSAIFYSNEEQKKVASAYIAQLEEAHIFKAKIVTEVTPLKGFYDAEAYHQDYATNNPNNPYIQVCDRPKIEALKAEFPDLFQTYKGK, encoded by the coding sequence ATGTCAGCAACCAGCAAATTCGATCTCTCCGGAACGCTCCGCGCCGGAGCATTCGCTCTCGTCATCCTCGCCGCGGTCGCCTTTGGCTGGCGCGGCGTCTCCCACGCCCAGGGCGCAGCCCTCCTCAGGACGCCAGCACCTGTCCCGCAGGTCGACGAGCAGCCTCACGCAGGCCGCGAAAAGGCAGTCTTCGCCGGAGGCTGCTTCTGGGGAACGCAGTCCGTCTTCCAGCGCGTCAAGGGCGTCATCCACACCGAAGCCGGATATTCCGGAGGCAACGCAAATACCGCCACCTACGATCAGGTGACAACGGAAACGACAGGCCACGCCGAGTCGGTCGAGATTACCTACGATCCGTCGAAGATCACGTACGGTCAGCTTCTCCGCATCTTCTTCACCGTCGGCCACGATCCCACCACCCTCAACCGCCAGGGACCCGACCAGGGCACAAGCTATCGCTCCGCCATCTTCTACTCGAACGAAGAGCAGAAGAAAGTCGCTTCGGCTTACATCGCCCAGCTCGAAGAGGCACACATCTTCAAGGCAAAAATCGTCACCGAAGTCACGCCACTCAAGGGCTTCTACGACGCCGAGGCCTATCACCAGGACTACGCAACCAACAACCCGAACAACCCGTACATCCAGGTCTGCGACCGCCCAAAGATCGAAGCTCTCAAAGCCGAGTTTCCTGATCTCTTCCAGACCTACAAAGGCAAATAA
- a CDS encoding endonuclease III domain-containing protein: MPDSTEPLFPTKPDPRLPEIHAILLERYGRPAPRVPWDPLTQLIYSMLTSRTKTAESEQVMRDLHARFPTWDDLRDASVDEIERTIAIVTFPEVKAPRLKAALMGITSRYGSLTLDFLAKYRTEKIRSWLEQFEGVGNQVSAAVANFSTLRRRAICVDAHHLRVTQRLALTPRADAAITEERLMRLVPLDWTAEILDEHHSLFKIHGQTLCTFSDPQCRRCPLLERCPFGTRAAGPEK, translated from the coding sequence TTGCCCGACTCAACCGAACCCCTCTTCCCCACAAAACCCGACCCACGCCTCCCCGAAATCCACGCCATCCTCCTCGAGCGTTACGGTCGCCCCGCGCCCCGCGTCCCTTGGGATCCCCTCACCCAGCTCATCTACTCCATGCTCACCAGCAGGACCAAGACCGCCGAATCCGAACAGGTCATGCGCGATCTTCACGCCCGCTTCCCTACCTGGGACGACCTCCGCGACGCCTCCGTCGACGAGATCGAGCGGACCATCGCCATCGTCACCTTCCCCGAAGTCAAAGCTCCCCGTCTCAAGGCCGCCCTGATGGGCATCACCTCCCGCTATGGCTCCCTCACCCTCGACTTCCTTGCCAAATACCGCACTGAGAAAATCCGAAGCTGGCTCGAGCAGTTCGAAGGCGTCGGCAACCAGGTCTCCGCTGCCGTCGCGAACTTCTCCACCCTCCGCCGCCGCGCGATCTGCGTCGACGCGCATCATCTCCGCGTCACCCAGCGGTTAGCTCTCACCCCCAGAGCCGACGCCGCCATCACCGAAGAGCGCCTCATGCGCCTCGTCCCGCTCGACTGGACCGCCGAGATACTCGACGAGCATCATTCCCTCTTCAAGATCCACGGCCAGACCCTTTGCACCTTCTCCGATCCCCAGTGCCGCCGCTGCCCACTCCTTGAGCGATGCCCCTTCGGAACCCGCGCCGCAGGCCCCGAAAAATAA
- the dnaB gene encoding replicative DNA helicase gives MATFAQIQDIQGLPASVHAEVAILGAMLLDAVAISDATGRLRSEDFSLDSHRRIYAAILELMVSGHAIDFITVREALARKKELDAIGGPAYLAYLTEGIPRNLNIESYVRIVKDKSLLRQMMSIFNDGVSRSADQSDEAISVLSDIEMRLVEVADQAITRSFSGIAEIVASSFGSIDKLYEQGREITGLATHYTEFDRMTSGLQDSELIIIAARPSMGKTAWAINIAQNAAVKDGKVVAVFSLEMSKESLLRRMLASEALVNSRKIQTGFLPREDKGKLLAALERLMESKMFIDDTPGITLAEMRAKARRLKQQEGSLDLIVIDYLQLMTGSTTGAQKKFENRTQEVSAVSRGLKALAKEMKVPVVALSQLSRSSEQRGGDKKPLLSDLRESGSIEQDADVVAFIHRDSYYNKDENGEEDPESKGKAEIIIAKQRNGPTGSVHLAYLADYTRFENLQGGGGDSGGY, from the coding sequence ATGGCAACCTTTGCCCAGATACAGGACATTCAGGGCCTTCCAGCCTCGGTTCACGCTGAAGTCGCGATTCTCGGAGCGATGCTCCTTGATGCAGTCGCAATCTCGGACGCGACTGGGCGTCTGCGCTCCGAAGACTTCTCGCTCGACTCGCACCGCAGGATCTATGCGGCGATTCTGGAGCTCATGGTCTCCGGGCACGCGATCGACTTCATCACGGTTCGCGAGGCGCTTGCGCGGAAGAAGGAACTCGATGCGATCGGAGGACCAGCTTATCTCGCGTATCTGACGGAAGGCATTCCGCGGAACCTGAACATCGAGAGCTATGTTCGGATCGTCAAGGACAAGAGCCTTCTGCGGCAGATGATGTCCATCTTCAACGATGGAGTCAGTCGATCGGCGGATCAGTCGGATGAGGCGATTAGTGTCCTTTCTGACATCGAGATGAGACTGGTTGAGGTTGCGGATCAGGCGATAACGCGCTCTTTCTCGGGGATTGCCGAGATTGTTGCTTCTTCATTTGGATCGATCGACAAGCTTTATGAGCAAGGTCGCGAGATTACCGGACTTGCGACGCATTACACGGAGTTCGACCGGATGACTTCGGGCTTGCAGGATTCGGAGTTGATCATCATTGCGGCTCGTCCTTCAATGGGAAAAACTGCGTGGGCCATCAACATCGCTCAGAATGCCGCCGTGAAGGATGGGAAGGTAGTTGCGGTTTTTTCGCTGGAAATGTCGAAAGAATCGCTTCTTCGACGCATGCTTGCTTCGGAGGCCCTGGTGAATTCGCGGAAGATTCAGACGGGTTTTTTGCCACGTGAGGACAAGGGAAAGTTGCTGGCGGCGCTTGAGCGGTTGATGGAATCGAAGATGTTCATTGACGACACTCCGGGAATCACGCTCGCCGAGATGAGGGCAAAGGCGCGGCGGTTGAAGCAGCAGGAAGGATCACTTGACCTCATCGTGATCGACTATCTGCAGCTGATGACTGGTTCGACGACTGGCGCTCAGAAGAAGTTCGAGAACCGGACGCAGGAGGTTTCTGCTGTGTCGCGCGGGTTGAAGGCGCTGGCGAAGGAGATGAAGGTTCCTGTCGTGGCGCTTTCGCAGCTTTCGCGTTCGAGCGAGCAGCGTGGCGGGGATAAGAAGCCCTTGCTTTCCGATTTGCGGGAGTCAGGGTCGATCGAGCAGGATGCGGACGTCGTGGCCTTTATTCATCGCGACAGCTACTACAACAAGGACGAGAACGGCGAGGAAGATCCGGAGTCGAAGGGCAAGGCCGAGATCATCATCGCGAAGCAGCGCAATGGGCCGACTGGAAGCGTTCACCTGGCTTACCTGGCCGATTACACGCGGTTCGAGAATCTTCAGGGTGGCGGCGGCGATTCCGGAGGGTACTAG
- a CDS encoding DUF5076 domain-containing protein, translating into MGADKVLAIPPAAVRDRASFEVLRVWIAEKGQHVSIQSGAWDDPFAWGIVLADLARHIALAHQMQDKKVDTEKFMERLLEGFQAEIEDPTDEPEGEVTQ; encoded by the coding sequence ATGGGGGCAGATAAGGTATTGGCGATTCCACCAGCTGCGGTGAGGGACCGGGCTTCGTTTGAAGTTTTGCGGGTTTGGATCGCGGAGAAGGGCCAGCATGTGAGCATCCAGAGCGGGGCCTGGGATGATCCGTTTGCGTGGGGAATTGTCCTGGCCGATCTGGCGCGCCATATTGCGCTGGCGCACCAGATGCAGGATAAGAAGGTCGATACAGAAAAGTTTATGGAGCGGCTGCTCGAAGGTTTTCAGGCGGAGATCGAAGATCCTACCGATGAACCCGAAGGCGAAGTGACGCAGTAG
- a CDS encoding isoaspartyl peptidase/L-asparaginase, with protein MTPHPRPILVVHGGAWDMPDNAIQSHERGIANALRAGYTLLERGATSVEAVEAAITVMEDDDTFDAGRGSFLTRDGRVQLDALLMDGATLRAGGVACVERLRNPIQAARLVLDQSPHVYFVATGAERFARQYGMALCDNTDLIVPRERERLIAFQKAELEGAVDTTFSGQSHDTVGAVALDIHGNLAAGTSTGGTLSKAPGRVGDSSLIGCGCYADNDSAAVSLTGWGEPIMKLVLGKWAVDRIARGEHAEPTAQAAIQYLYNRLGGHGGIILLTPGGDIGIAHNTPRIAWGIHDANGPRLGVTVNN; from the coding sequence ATGACCCCACACCCCCGCCCAATTCTTGTCGTCCACGGCGGAGCCTGGGACATGCCCGACAACGCCATCCAGTCCCACGAGCGCGGCATAGCCAACGCCCTGCGCGCCGGCTACACTCTTCTCGAACGCGGAGCCACCTCCGTCGAAGCCGTCGAAGCCGCCATCACCGTCATGGAAGACGACGACACCTTCGACGCCGGTCGCGGATCCTTCCTCACCCGCGACGGTCGCGTCCAGCTTGACGCCCTCCTCATGGATGGAGCCACCCTCCGCGCCGGTGGCGTAGCCTGCGTCGAGCGACTCCGCAACCCCATCCAGGCCGCTCGACTTGTTCTCGACCAGAGCCCCCACGTTTACTTCGTCGCCACCGGGGCCGAGCGCTTCGCCCGCCAGTACGGCATGGCCCTCTGCGACAACACCGACCTCATCGTCCCCCGCGAGCGCGAACGCCTAATCGCCTTCCAGAAAGCCGAGCTCGAGGGCGCCGTCGACACCACCTTCTCCGGTCAGTCCCACGACACAGTAGGAGCCGTCGCCCTCGACATCCACGGCAACCTCGCCGCCGGAACCTCCACCGGTGGCACCCTCTCCAAGGCTCCCGGCCGCGTCGGAGACTCCAGCCTCATCGGCTGCGGCTGCTACGCCGACAACGACTCCGCCGCAGTCTCCCTCACGGGCTGGGGTGAGCCCATCATGAAACTCGTCCTCGGCAAATGGGCCGTCGATCGCATCGCCCGAGGCGAGCACGCTGAACCAACCGCCCAGGCCGCAATCCAATACCTCTATAACCGCCTCGGCGGTCACGGAGGCATCATCCTCCTCACCCCCGGCGGCGACATCGGCATAGCCCACAACACGCCCCGCATCGCCTGGGGCATCCACGACGCGAACGGCCCCCGCCTGGGCGTCACCGTCAACAACTAA